atttaggaAAATCAATCAATGCAGTTTGAAATTAATTGCTTTGATATTCAAGACTGATATGATCGTTGAATGACAACCCTTATACCTTTGACAAACGTTTTACAACTAATATTTTTTTAGGTGATAGATTTTCCAAGCAAACATCCGCTAGCAGACGGGGAGACTTTTATATTTATCGGCCTATTCTGATTGCCAGCTTATGAGCAAAAATAAATGAGCTAACTTCACactcctttcctcttcttttcttcagtTATTACGGATCGACCATTAATATAACAGCCCTTCCATTCCCTCCACACTGGATCGTGGAAGAGAAACAGCACCCGAATGGGACCATCACCGAGACGTACAAAGGAACAGACGCCTATCTCCTTCAGTCGATCGCACATGTGTTGAACTTCTCATACCAGAACGTTGTGGTTAACACTTGGCTCGAGGTGAGAGCTTGAGTTGTGAAGTTTATACCCTCAGGCTAATTCTTGGGAAAGGAAGGAGAAAAGCTTAAAGACAGATGTACTTATTACGACCTGAATTAGAGTAGAGAACCCGACAAGTAAGACTAGAATTATAGAAGCCTTCAGTTCTAAGATCACTTGATATGTCATTGGTATTTCTGAAAAGTCGCGTTTGAATTAATATACATAAGGATCTTCATTTAGGAAAGATAGTAAAACATGGAAGattcaaaatacataaatgaattatGTCAGGAAGATTTCGAATAGGCTTAATCAAATGACTGCATACAAAGGTAATTTTCAGTAACTTACAATGGgttgttttcataattttgtaaCGGTAACATGAGAACCTTGGTCAGTAAGTGTTGGAATCCTCTACTTAGGCCCTCACCAATACAGATGCTTACATTTAAAGTACTGAAATCTATCGAAATtgcaaaaatgttaatttttttcattcaggCAGATTAACACTCGTTTTGAACATTCAGATTCCTCTGAGCCAGTTAACACTTCTAGTGAGCTCATCAGTTTGATCACATAATAAGTTTTACAACTTAACATTGGCTAAGCCTTGCCACTCAAGAGTCCAAGTTTCATTTGGCATTTTAACTAATGTATGGAAAGAGATATCCTGACCCAAGATCAGTTTGTTGCCCATAAACCAAACTTTTTCGAGAAATCGAAATCCTCTTGACCTGTCAACGCTCTTAgtaaaaaaaccaaagaaaaaaaaattccgtatGTTCTCATAATTATTCTGGCTGAGAGCACCTATATTTAAAGTCTTATCCTTAATCGCAATTTCACCAGTGACGAAATATGTACACATGCAAAGACGCACTCGaacaagagaggaaaataaaataagattagtacgatagtagattcgcatcaaccgtgcatctgatgtctagacaagtcccttacgacgctcctgattggctgttgataagccaatcatagggctgaaaactctcagtctctcgagagagttcacatgggtaggatctatgttccacctatcctgaggtatacgtctttcaggagagttggaacatacgtacatcctgcctatgtgaactctcgagagagactgagtttccagccctgtgattagcttatcaacagccaatcaggagcgtcgttagggtagacatcaaatgcacggtcgatgtgaatctactatagtcatccAACCTCCAACAATTGTACTCGAGATTTCTTCGTAAATTCATTCTCTCTTGGTCCCTTGTCAAGGAATTTCCGTTTCTTTCCCAGTGCGAGGAAAGGGTATCTGAAAGGGTGGCCTTCCTATCACCGGTGTACTACATCATTCTACCTAACAGAATGGAACTTCACGATTACACCTTCACGTACGAATTCATGTCACCCGCCATGTGTGCTCTCAAGCCTACAGTCAAACCCCAGTGGGAAAGTCTCTATTATCCACTAACCAATGAGGTTTGGGGTTTCACCCTCTGCGTCACCATCTTGGTTCCAGTCGTTTTCATACTGGTGAGGAGCTTCTCAGGTTCAGGAATGTGTCAAATTTATATAGAAGGAATTACGTTAACTCGAAATTTATCTTCAACCAAATCGTATACTACTACCTACATGGACGGTTAGGAATCAATGATCATGGAAGTGAGACAAGTAGCTTGTGAAAATGATCAGGCACTCAAAaagaaagtatatgaaaaaatacgTCAGGTCTTCTATTAAAGAATTTTGTTGCTTACCTTTCAGCAATTTCAAACGTCTCTTTTAAAGAGTTTTGTTGTTTATCTTCAGCAATTTCAAATGTCTCTTTTAAAGAATTTTGTTGTTTACCTCCAGCAATTTCAAACGTCTCTTTTAAACAAGTGAGTTGTCTATCTTCAGCAATTTCAAATGTCTCTTTTAAAGAATTTTGTTGTTTACCTCATGCAATTTCAAATGTctcttttaaagaatttttttgttttatcttcagcAATTTCAAACGTCTCTTTTTGTCGCAGACTCTTATGCTTCCTCTTGTTCATCCTGTTACAAGGAAGGCAAGGCTATCTAATCACTTCTTATATCAAATACTTTCTCATATTTTTCACTATAACTTGACAGTTGGAaattttaataacatgaatattttTCCCTGATGGCAATCTATTTTATTTACACCATGTTCTGTTAATTAGGTTCCTTTTCTAAGCGACGTATTATTGGTTCTAGGTAGGGTCTAGCCAAACGTTCAGTTTTTTCCTGCCGATgttaaaaatgcttatttttccAAATTGAAGGGAACTGACATGGATAAAatacatctcctctctctctctctctctctctctctctctctctctctctgacacacaaacacacatactattCGTGTTTGATTTGAGCTCTTTTATAGCCTACGAATGAGAACAttaaaagtttttagaaatttctCTGTACTGTAAAATTTATCATATGATAACTAGATGTCTTAAATGCCCCAATAGCTGCCTTTTTGCATGACGGGTATTCAATTTTTCAGGGAAATCGTTTAGGATATGCCTGCAAATTCCAACCAAAGGTTGGAGATTGGACAGTGTCCGAAATGTTCATTGGAACTCTTCTGTCACAAGCACCGAGCAGCAGGTTGCCAGAGCACTATTCCATCCGGGTACTGGTGATGGCCTGGCTTATCTTCGCCTTCATCATAGGGGCAGCTTACAGAGGCAACCTTATTGCATCGCTCACTTTGTCCAAATCTCCACCGAGAGCTGAAACTATAGATGAAATCAACAAGGCATTTGATACGTAAGATACAGATATGTTAATGAAGGTTAAGTAGGATAGGACAAAGAAATGTCAATGAAGGTTAAGTAGGATAAGACACAGAAATGTCAATGAAGGTTGAGTAGGATAAGATACAGAAATGTCAATGAAGCTTAAGTAGGATAAGATACAGAAATGTCAATGAAGGTTAAGTAGGATAAGACAAAGAAATGTCAATGAAGGTTAAGTAGGATAAGATACAGAAATGTCAATGAATGTTAAGTAGGATAAGATACAGAAATGTCAATGAAGGTTAAGTAGGATAAGACACAGAAATGTCAATGAAGGTTGAGTAGGATAAGATACAGAAATGTCAATGAATGTTAAGTAGGATAAGATACAGAAATGTCAAATGGAAGGTTAAGTTAGGATTTTAAGACAAAAGAAAGTCAAGAGGTTAAGAGGATAAGATACAGAAATGTCAATGAAGGTTAAGTAGGATAAGACAAAGAAATGTCAATGAAGGTTAAGTAGGATAAGATAAAGAAATGTCAATGAAGGTTAAGTAGGATAAGACAGAAATGTCAATGAAGGTTAATAGGATAAGACACAGAAATGTCAATGAAGGATAAGTAGGATAAGATTCACATATGTCACTGAAGGTTAAGTAGGGTAAGACACAGTTAAGGGTTAAGATACAGGATGGGTTGCCAGGTTGGGGGGAGTAGGGTAAGGGGGGATAGATAACAGAAAGTCAATGAATGAAGGTTAATAGGATAAGATACAGAAGTGGCAATGAAGGTTAAGTAGGATAAGATACAGATGTGTCAATGAAGGTTAAGTATGAAAATATAGAGGTTAGCagaaaaacattaaacaaatCCGTCATTTTAAGGTGGTTTGCAACATTTCCCTGTTGCATAATTTATATCTGGGGTAGGTGTATATGAGCCAGAGATGTAAAAAGAAATCACGCACCGAATATCGAAAATAGTAAAGCATTTTACAGGAATGAGGGAACTTATACGAATATGGAGTGTTATAATCTATATCCCTAAAGACTGTAAATTGCGGGAAGATTATTTACTTGCTTTACTGGAAGGCTGACATGAATTGAAACAAATTAAATTACTGTCAACCCACTGAAATCTGAATTGATGCCATGTTGTGATTTTGTAATCAACCGGAAATTTAGGTATCAAAGAAGCTTTAGTCTCTGCTGATATTCCTTTCCAGTATACTTACGCCAACCCATGGAAATGAGTTCAAGAAGTTCTTCGAGATGCCTGGCTCAGCCAAAACCTTCCAAGAACTTGCCCGTCGTATGGTGATTGGAACGCCAATCATGCCAGGACTTCGAGCAGCTCTCACGGGCAAGTATGTGACCTTGAATATTTCTTTCAAGACTTCCTTTTGGCTTTTCATGTCATTTAGAATTCAGTCTTTTGCTCATATTTATCTGCTATCTTGCATCGGTAGTATGCCAAAATGGTTCTCCTTTTATCAAAAACCTTTTTTTGTCTATTAccaagaagtgtgtgtgtgtgaagtgtgtgtgtgtgggtgtcttCACATATCAATCAAGGCCTTTTACATAACCATGATATTTTAGTGATTGTCAGACATCAATATGGTGGCTCAAAGGCAGCACCAGCACCTCTAAGGGGAGCTGTCATCATACGCTAGCTGGGTAGTATCAAATCTTTACTCATGTTATCCATCAGCATTTTTATCTGAGGACTTAATTGTAACCAATGTAACAAATCTACCTAGTCTGCAAGTGTCTGTAGAAAGGTCAATACTAGTTACAAATCATCTACTAAGAATATGAGCCGACTAATTATCCAGATATTTTCCCCGCGAGAAATTCTACCTAGAATCAGACTTCATGAAAAGAATgtggcagaattttttttttttatacaaagccaacttgtatatacatacatacatatgtatgtatatatatatatatatatatatatatatatatatatatgtatgtatatgcgggTGTTTGTGTGCCCTTACATACTGAGGCTTTCTGTTTCCACGTGGCTCATCAAGATTCGGTGGCGAAAGTGGTAAGTTTCAATGCCAGCTGTGTTatcttttattcagaaaaatcCCAAGTTAGAGTAGAAAGTCaaatgtgacaatatatatatatatatatatatatatatatatatatatatatatattattatatatgctgctactttcataatgcatatatcctctctttgactgtatggaatgttatataaaagagttttgcaacattttcagattccttatttagcttagagttataggatgtctaaaaatgtatgttcagatttcgcataacataatgtaaaagaatataacatagaatgtgaaaagaaagagagagattaacattgtctgttccaagctagaaattgtttccataacttgTCATCGCCTCAAGATAAAGGGGAGCTCGAGGTCTCCGTTtagttttcataacatgtcaatcttactcgAGAGAGTTCTGTTTGGAATATGTGGAGCATACTACGTACAGgactggtttcatacgtgtatgtctttgccaaatAATCACATGgtaggattgcaccatctttcataagatcgttctagaaccttctgtttaatcATACGTCATCTTTGGGGAATGACATCATttagtgtttctttctttgtaaatcaCTATTCCTTTTATATTAGAATACATTTATCATCTTAAATCACGTAACAATAAATGTCATTTGTGATTGTAATTCCATTTctttttagatattgttttgaaagagaatttttatgaaagtgaCTGTCTTTCAGCCCCAAAACATTTTGTGCGACGAAATCCACTGTTCAGCTTCCGTACGAAAAGAAAGATTCATTCTGACTTAGAACCTCATTGccgttgcatctctctctctctctctctctctctctctctctctctctctctctctcttgcgtcaTATATGATTTTgcattaacgtaacgtaaagattttaactcagttgttggtcactcatataaatttcagattttatatttctcagagttatttagtattatttagtgcttattgtggaatctgatcaaacattatacaagtgtgtaacagcgccttttcttttttgaaatattgtgaattgtgtggtgaaattttggaactagctgcagcagaaacaattggtaccaaggtaaatgTGTTAtacaaggtttattagttgcaactaatagttacagtggtttagGTGAAACTAtctcaatttttacacattgcaaatttttgtgttttgtgtttgtttcatttgaggtgATTTTTcgtacatttatccatttttcttattgaagtgttttttttgtgcatttgtcaattttttctcagtgaagtgtgtgtttttattctatattcagtgtgattagtgcttttacaattttggtattttccatatttttctgtgatgtgttttcagttgcatttttgttttcaataattaatcgttgcacatttaattgagtttaacacttgtgaattaatttgcatttacttaaaactctattcaagttttagtgttgtttagcacttgcgaattaatttccaagttttaattattgcctaacacttttgaatttcgattaattaatcaatttttttattttttgatgaattaactttgttttaattttacttaattaattcaagaattgattaaactttgcttcgtttcaagtaacagtaatttttcctgatattatgaatttcacttataaattttgagtttgataataaatttttgtatttaaaatttttataagtgttttctttttcaccagtatatatatgatttgtttaggtagaaacatagagtggcaattgagttgttttccttcaatttacttgaagtgagttagaaccagggaagtacttagacttctgaaatcagggaaatacctagacttttaaaagttgttgatggagtgatgccctttaattaatttgattacatataagattacttcacacctgttttaatgaacttagtctgattttctgcaatactggtaagttgtttaagggatcactattgcctTTGGAGTATTCAGTCTAATTTTACCTGCGATGAAGGTACTCATTTAATAATTGGTAAGTGTAGCaaccagatgcttggcacttcgtcacactatatatatatatatatattagtgtgggcatgtttcatacaaaaatatatactaatataaaccGCGTTTATCTGTCTTTTTTTATACCACATAGCTGACAGTCAGTGCTCTGTCACATACATTCTCCCGTGTAATATTCCTAATAGTGAAGCTGAAGCTGCTACACAATTATTCCAGGGTAGCATACATGGTTGGAAGACGCTTCGCCGCCTTCCACATCGCCCAGTACTTCACCAACGTCGACGGAAGCACAAAACTGTACTTGGCTCGCGAGGACGTGCTGGCGGGCAAGGCAGCTTGGGCCATACCTCACGATGCCCCGTTCCAGCCACAGATCGACTCTCTGATGATGGCTGCCATAGAGGTATTTGCAATATTTTGCTGTCCTGATTTGCTAACTTTTTGTGCGTGGCACCAGACCGCTTGACTTTCTTTTCATTGGCTCTGCATCTACTTTTGGAGCAGAAAGGCTTGTGTGACTGTGCTGctcaaagtaattatatatatatatatatatatatatatatatatatatatatatatatatatatatatatatatatatatatatatatatatatatagtaaaaattttattacaacagaattccatctaatgaaaggagcccataaaaagaccaaaatatagaaggtaggtgctatatttcagagactgccgtctctctcttcaggtaggtaatgaatgagaaaggtgacagaaaaggcggtatttataccaagagatccatccacaggatggatctctttaatcttcttaaacgttggttgagggaagatggatctcttggtataaatactgccttttctgtaacttttctcattcattacctacctgaagagaaagacggcagtctctgaaatatagaacttattttttatattttggtgtttttatgagctcctcttattagatatatatatacacatattatattctCACGCATATGCGCGTCTGCTAGTTTACAGAAATCTAATATAAACGATTAGACCTTGACCTCTGCCAGGGAGGACTGTACGAGAAGTGGAACGAAGACATCCTGTCCGAGGCGAGACTGGAGAGCCAGCGTCGCCAAAAGAAGATTGCAGAAGAGCAGACCGAAGCACTACAAGAAAGGAGCACCAGTGACAGCAGCGTGCAGCCATTCACACTCATCCATACGCAGGGTCCCTTCATGCTTCTTATCCTGGGGCTCTTGGTGTCCACCTTGTCCTTTGCTGGAGAGATTTTGGCTCACAAAATTATGTAGACGGGGATTCTCGAATACAATATTGTAGAACATATTGAGAAATAAAGTAAGAAGTGTTTCCTCACGTTTGTTAAGTCACATTTCTTCAGTTAATGTTTTGGATGGCAGAATTCATTGCAGACATTtaggaggagttacaaggagttacaaggattagggtgtctcaaagactcgtttgtccattcgaggagacatcatgtgctcccttatctctaggagcaggttttattattcattcacaatgtcctaatgattttgtctggctttcttttaaactcttccacactgctgctgtttacaacttctga
The genomic region above belongs to Macrobrachium nipponense isolate FS-2020 chromosome 39, ASM1510439v2, whole genome shotgun sequence and contains:
- the LOC135210575 gene encoding uncharacterized protein LOC135210575 isoform X2, coding for MFIGTLLSQAPSSRLPEHYSIRVLVMAWLIFAFIIGAAYRGNLIASLTLSKSPPRAETIDEINKAFDTILTPTHGNEFKKFFEMPGSAKTFQELARRMVIGTPIMPGLRAALTGKVAYMVGRRFAAFHIAQYFTNVDGSTKLYLAREDVLAGKAAWAIPHDAPFQPQIDSLMMAAIEGGLYEKWNEDILSEARLESQRRQKKIAEEQTEALQERSTSDSSVQPFTLIHTQGPFMLLILGLLVSTLSFAGEILAHKIM
- the LOC135210575 gene encoding uncharacterized protein LOC135210575 isoform X1, which encodes MFIGTLLSQAPSSRLPEHYSIRVLVMAWLIFAFIIGAAYRGNLIASLTLSKSPPRAETIDEINKAFDTILTPTHGNEFKKFFEMPGSAKTFQELARRMVIGTPIMPGLRAALTGKVAYMVGRRFAAFHIAQYFTNVDGSTKLYLAREDVLAGKAAWAIPHDAPFQPQIDSLMMAAIETLTSAREDCTRSGTKTSCPRRDWRASVAKRRLQKSRPKHYKKGAPVTAACSHSHSSIRRVPSCFLSWGSWCPPCPLLERFWLTKLCRRGFSNTIL